One Melanotaenia boesemani isolate fMelBoe1 chromosome 8, fMelBoe1.pri, whole genome shotgun sequence DNA segment encodes these proteins:
- the LOC121645098 gene encoding zinc finger protein 883-like isoform X1 → MSSVQHLREFISERLTAAAEEIFTEFEKTIVQYEEEIDRQRRLLDSTWKPQIKLIRTEVLHQYVYKVDEALQDDQQLCNQNSNLDQEEPESARIKEEEEELLSSQEEEQLWLKDETDQFSILAAHEEDGHSDPEPNRDHIPSYSPPADQHSPLEEGMVEDSGPTTCADTQPEKSCLTETNENVGESFLLESHCNERDEKQHSCKFCGKQFKIKNKLTVHVRTHTGERPYLCQTCGKCFGRQSTLVRHIRIHTGEKPYPCQTCGKCFSHKSALVYHMRIHTTEKPYSCPTCGKCFSHKSLLARHKRIHTGEKPYSCPTCGKCFGHRSGLVYHKTLHTGEKPYSCQTCGKCFSRRSGLVYHKRIHTAEKPYSCQICGRCFSRSSSLMYHKRIHTGEKPYSCQTCGKCFSRSSGLVYHKRIHTAEKPYSCQICGKCFSHSSGLVHHKRIHTAAKPYSCQTCGKCFSRSSGLVHHKRIHTAEKPYSCQICDKCFSHRSGLVNHKRIHTAEKPYSCQTCGKCFCHRSGLVNHKRIHTAQKPYSCQTCGKCFSHRRGLVNHKRIHTAEKPYSCQTCGKCFSHRSGLVTHKRTHTVEKSYPCQTCGKCFSHRSGLVNHKKIHTAKKLCSCQTCGKCFSYKSTLARHMRIHTAEKPYSCQTCGKCFSYKSTLVRHMRIHTGKKPYSCPT, encoded by the exons atgtcttcagttcagcatctgagagagtttatcagcgagcgactaactgctgctgctgaagaaatattcacagagtttgaaaaaaccaTCGTCCAGTACGAAGAAGAGATCGATCGTCAGCGCAGACTGCTGGATTCCACCTGGAAACCACAGATAAAGTTAATCAGAACAG AGGTTCTACATCAATATGTCTACAAGGTGGATGAAGCTCTTCAAGATgaccagcagctgtgcaaccagaactcaaacctggaccaggaggaaccagagtctgctcgtattaaagaggaagaggaggaactcctcagcagtcaggaggaagagcagctttggCTGAAGGATGAAACTGATCAGTTTTCAATACTGGCTGCTCATGAGGAAGATGGTCACAGTGATCCAGAACCAAACAGGGACCATATTCCCTCTTACAGTCCTCCTGCAGACCAACATTCACCTTTAGAGGAAGGCATGGTTGAAGACTCAGGACCAACAACGTGTGCAGATACACAGCCTGAAAAGAGCTGTCTAACGGAGACAAATGAGAACGTAGGAGAGTCCTTTCTGTTAGAAAGTCATTGTAATGAAAGAGATGAGAAACAACATTCCTGCAAGTTCTGTgggaaacaatttaaaattaaaaataagttaacTGTTCATGTAAGAACTCACACAGGAGAGAGACCGTATTTatgtcaaacatgtggaaaatgtttcggTCGCCAGAGTACTTTGGTGCGCCACATCagaattcacacaggtgagaagccgtatccttgtcaaacatgtggaaaatgtttcagtcacaAGAGTGCTTTGGTGtaccacatgagaattcacacaactgagaagccgtattcttgtccaacatgtggaaaatgtttcagtcataAGAGTCTTTTGGCGCGTCACaagagaattcacacaggtgagaagccgtattcttgtccaacatgtggaaaatgtttcggTCACAGGAGTGGTTTAGTGTACCACAAGACATTACACACGggtgagaagccgtattcttgtcaaacatgtggaaaatgttttagtcGCAGGAGTGGTTTGGTGTACCACAAGAGAATTCACACAGCtgagaagccgtattcttgtcaAATATGTGGAAGATGTTTTAGTCGCAGTAGTAGTTTGATGTACCACaagagaattcacacaggtgagaagccgtattcttgtcaaacatgtggaaaatgttttagtcGCAGCAGTGGTTTGGTGTACCACAAGAGAATTCACACAGCtgagaagccgtattcttgtcaaatatgtggaaaatgtttcagtcacagCAGTGGTTTGGTGCACCACAAGAGAATTCACACAGCTGCCAAGCCgtattcttgtcaaacatgtggaaaatgttttagtcGCAGCAGTGGTTTGGTGCACCACAAGAGAATTCACACAGCtgagaagccgtattcttgtcaAATATGTGATAAATGTTTCAGTCACAGGAGTGGTTTGGTGAACCACAAGAGAATTCACACAGCtgagaagccgtattcttgtcaaacatgtggaaaatgtttctgtcACAGGAGTGGTTTGGTGAACCACAAGAGAATTCACACAGCTCagaagccgtattcttgtcaaacatgtggaaaatgttttagtcaCAGGAGGGGTTTGGTGAACCACAAGAGAATTCACACAGCtgagaagccgtattcttgtcaaacatgtggaaaatgtttcagtcacagGAGTGGTTTGGTGACCCACAAGAGAACTCACACAGTTGAGAAGTCGTATccttgtcaaacatgtggaaaatgttttagtcaCAGGAGTGGTTTGGTGAATCACAAGAAAATTCACACAGCTAAGAAGCTGTgttcttgtcaaacatgtggaaaatgtttcagttacaAGAGTACTTTGGCGCgtcacatgagaattcacacagctgagaagccgtattcttgtcaaacatgtggaaaatgtttcagttacaAGAGTACTTTGGTGCgtcacatgagaattcacacaggtaAGAAACCGTATTCTTGtccaacatga
- the LOC121645098 gene encoding zinc finger protein 883-like isoform X2, with protein sequence MSSVQHLREFISERLTAAAEEIFTEFEKTIVQYEEVIDRQRRLLDITWKPQIKLIRTEVLHQYVYKVDEALQDDQQLCNQNSNLDQEEPESARIKEEEEELLSSQEEEQLWLKDETDQFSILAAHEEDGHSDPEPNRDHIPSYSPPADQHSPLEEGMVEDSGPTTCADTQPEKSCLTETNENVGESFLLESHCNERDEKQHSCKFCGKQFKIKNKLTVHVRTHTGERPYLCQTCGKCFGRQSTLVRHIRIHTGEKPYPCQTCGKCFSHKSALVYHMRIHTTEKPYSCPTCGKCFSHKSLLARHKRIHTGEKPYSCPTCGKCFGHRSGLVYHKTLHTGEKPYSCQTCGKCFSRRSGLVYHKRIHTAEKPYSCQICGRCFSRSSSLMYHKRIHTGEKPYSCQTCGKCFSRSSGLVYHKRIHTAEKPYSCQICGKCFSHSSGLVHHKRIHTAAKPYSCQTCGKCFSRSSGLVHHKRIHTAEKPYSCQICDKCFSHRSGLVNHKRIHTAEKPYSCQTCGKCFCHRSGLVNHKRIHTAQKPYSCQTCGKCFSHRRGLVNHKRIHTAEKPYSCQTCGKCFSHRSGLVTHKRTHTVEKSYPCQTCGKCFSHRSGLVNHKKIHTAKKLCSCQTCGKCFSYKSTLARHMRIHTAEKPYSCQTCGKCFSYKSTLVRHMRIHTGKKPYSCPT encoded by the coding sequence AGGTTCTACATCAATATGTCTACAAGGTGGATGAAGCTCTTCAAGATgaccagcagctgtgcaaccagaactcaaacctggaccaggaggaaccagagtctgctcgtattaaagaggaagaggaggaactcctcagcagtcaggaggaagagcagctttggCTGAAGGATGAAACTGATCAGTTTTCAATACTGGCTGCTCATGAGGAAGATGGTCACAGTGATCCAGAACCAAACAGGGACCATATTCCCTCTTACAGTCCTCCTGCAGACCAACATTCACCTTTAGAGGAAGGCATGGTTGAAGACTCAGGACCAACAACGTGTGCAGATACACAGCCTGAAAAGAGCTGTCTAACGGAGACAAATGAGAACGTAGGAGAGTCCTTTCTGTTAGAAAGTCATTGTAATGAAAGAGATGAGAAACAACATTCCTGCAAGTTCTGTgggaaacaatttaaaattaaaaataagttaacTGTTCATGTAAGAACTCACACAGGAGAGAGACCGTATTTatgtcaaacatgtggaaaatgtttcggTCGCCAGAGTACTTTGGTGCGCCACATCagaattcacacaggtgagaagccgtatccttgtcaaacatgtggaaaatgtttcagtcacaAGAGTGCTTTGGTGtaccacatgagaattcacacaactgagaagccgtattcttgtccaacatgtggaaaatgtttcagtcataAGAGTCTTTTGGCGCGTCACaagagaattcacacaggtgagaagccgtattcttgtccaacatgtggaaaatgtttcggTCACAGGAGTGGTTTAGTGTACCACAAGACATTACACACGggtgagaagccgtattcttgtcaaacatgtggaaaatgttttagtcGCAGGAGTGGTTTGGTGTACCACAAGAGAATTCACACAGCtgagaagccgtattcttgtcaAATATGTGGAAGATGTTTTAGTCGCAGTAGTAGTTTGATGTACCACaagagaattcacacaggtgagaagccgtattcttgtcaaacatgtggaaaatgttttagtcGCAGCAGTGGTTTGGTGTACCACAAGAGAATTCACACAGCtgagaagccgtattcttgtcaaatatgtggaaaatgtttcagtcacagCAGTGGTTTGGTGCACCACAAGAGAATTCACACAGCTGCCAAGCCgtattcttgtcaaacatgtggaaaatgttttagtcGCAGCAGTGGTTTGGTGCACCACAAGAGAATTCACACAGCtgagaagccgtattcttgtcaAATATGTGATAAATGTTTCAGTCACAGGAGTGGTTTGGTGAACCACAAGAGAATTCACACAGCtgagaagccgtattcttgtcaaacatgtggaaaatgtttctgtcACAGGAGTGGTTTGGTGAACCACAAGAGAATTCACACAGCTCagaagccgtattcttgtcaaacatgtggaaaatgttttagtcaCAGGAGGGGTTTGGTGAACCACAAGAGAATTCACACAGCtgagaagccgtattcttgtcaaacatgtggaaaatgtttcagtcacagGAGTGGTTTGGTGACCCACAAGAGAACTCACACAGTTGAGAAGTCGTATccttgtcaaacatgtggaaaatgttttagtcaCAGGAGTGGTTTGGTGAATCACAAGAAAATTCACACAGCTAAGAAGCTGTgttcttgtcaaacatgtggaaaatgtttcagttacaAGAGTACTTTGGCGCgtcacatgagaattcacacagctgagaagccgtattcttgtcaaacatgtggaaaatgtttcagttacaAGAGTACTTTGGTGCgtcacatgagaattcacacaggtaAGAAACCGTATTCTTGtccaacatga
- the LOC121645098 gene encoding zinc finger protein 420-like isoform X5 gives MVEDSGPTTCADTQPEKSCLTETNENVGESFLLESHCNERDEKQHSCKFCGKQFKIKNKLTVHVRTHTGERPYLCQTCGKCFGRQSTLVRHIRIHTGEKPYPCQTCGKCFSHKSALVYHMRIHTTEKPYSCPTCGKCFSHKSLLARHKRIHTGEKPYSCPTCGKCFGHRSGLVYHKTLHTGEKPYSCQTCGKCFSRRSGLVYHKRIHTAEKPYSCQICGRCFSRSSSLMYHKRIHTGEKPYSCQTCGKCFSRSSGLVYHKRIHTAEKPYSCQICGKCFSHSSGLVHHKRIHTAAKPYSCQTCGKCFSRSSGLVHHKRIHTAEKPYSCQICDKCFSHRSGLVNHKRIHTAEKPYSCQTCGKCFCHRSGLVNHKRIHTAQKPYSCQTCGKCFSHRRGLVNHKRIHTAEKPYSCQTCGKCFSHRSGLVTHKRTHTVEKSYPCQTCGKCFSHRSGLVNHKKIHTAKKLCSCQTCGKCFSYKSTLARHMRIHTAEKPYSCQTCGKCFSYKSTLVRHMRIHTGKKPYSCPT, from the coding sequence ATGGTTGAAGACTCAGGACCAACAACGTGTGCAGATACACAGCCTGAAAAGAGCTGTCTAACGGAGACAAATGAGAACGTAGGAGAGTCCTTTCTGTTAGAAAGTCATTGTAATGAAAGAGATGAGAAACAACATTCCTGCAAGTTCTGTgggaaacaatttaaaattaaaaataagttaacTGTTCATGTAAGAACTCACACAGGAGAGAGACCGTATTTatgtcaaacatgtggaaaatgtttcggTCGCCAGAGTACTTTGGTGCGCCACATCagaattcacacaggtgagaagccgtatccttgtcaaacatgtggaaaatgtttcagtcacaAGAGTGCTTTGGTGtaccacatgagaattcacacaactgagaagccgtattcttgtccaacatgtggaaaatgtttcagtcataAGAGTCTTTTGGCGCGTCACaagagaattcacacaggtgagaagccgtattcttgtccaacatgtggaaaatgtttcggTCACAGGAGTGGTTTAGTGTACCACAAGACATTACACACGggtgagaagccgtattcttgtcaaacatgtggaaaatgttttagtcGCAGGAGTGGTTTGGTGTACCACAAGAGAATTCACACAGCtgagaagccgtattcttgtcaAATATGTGGAAGATGTTTTAGTCGCAGTAGTAGTTTGATGTACCACaagagaattcacacaggtgagaagccgtattcttgtcaaacatgtggaaaatgttttagtcGCAGCAGTGGTTTGGTGTACCACAAGAGAATTCACACAGCtgagaagccgtattcttgtcaaatatgtggaaaatgtttcagtcacagCAGTGGTTTGGTGCACCACAAGAGAATTCACACAGCTGCCAAGCCgtattcttgtcaaacatgtggaaaatgttttagtcGCAGCAGTGGTTTGGTGCACCACAAGAGAATTCACACAGCtgagaagccgtattcttgtcaAATATGTGATAAATGTTTCAGTCACAGGAGTGGTTTGGTGAACCACAAGAGAATTCACACAGCtgagaagccgtattcttgtcaaacatgtggaaaatgtttctgtcACAGGAGTGGTTTGGTGAACCACAAGAGAATTCACACAGCTCagaagccgtattcttgtcaaacatgtggaaaatgttttagtcaCAGGAGGGGTTTGGTGAACCACAAGAGAATTCACACAGCtgagaagccgtattcttgtcaaacatgtggaaaatgtttcagtcacagGAGTGGTTTGGTGACCCACAAGAGAACTCACACAGTTGAGAAGTCGTATccttgtcaaacatgtggaaaatgttttagtcaCAGGAGTGGTTTGGTGAATCACAAGAAAATTCACACAGCTAAGAAGCTGTgttcttgtcaaacatgtggaaaatgtttcagttacaAGAGTACTTTGGCGCgtcacatgagaattcacacagctgagaagccgtattcttgtcaaacatgtggaaaatgtttcagttacaAGAGTACTTTGGTGCgtcacatgagaattcacacaggtaAGAAACCGTATTCTTGtccaacatga